In Brassica napus cultivar Da-Ae chromosome A3, Da-Ae, whole genome shotgun sequence, the sequence AGTATTACGTTACAAAGCACCCAGCCGAGACCCATACTAATTAACATTCAACACACGTCAATCTCGTTTACTAGATTCAACCAttcttaataattatattatgtatatatatgcatattagTAAATATCCCACACAACGTTTATGATTACAgatatttctttattatttcaaaCCATCTGTAAAGCTAAACTTTAATTCTAAGGACGAAATTTATGGAGCAACATAGAGCAAAAACAAAGTTACAAAAACGAGCAAGAACATGAATCAAACCATCTGATACTGGAAGCAAGCCCGTATCAATCTCGTTTTGATGCCAGATATTAGCGATAATCTTGATCAATTTTCACAtttgcaccaaaaaaaaaaaaaaatcttgatcgATTTTTAGAACTAACAACACGAACACTTTTTTGGTAGTTATGACTTATGACTACTTTAgggtttttattaaattaaatagaaTAAAGTACATGGAAGCAAATTGTTCATCATGATGATCATACAACTTAGAAACACGAGAAAATGGAGAaactatttcatttttttatgaaacaagAGACACTATTTCATATCACACCTGAAAAAGTGTATCCTGGTATACCGTGGTATATTACATGAGGTTTCTGATGAAACAACCTGCATGAAAGATACTAATCCTACGTCAAGTGCAAGCTCTTGCTGAAAGGATTAATGAACATCTTTTGGCTTTCTAGGCGAAAAAGAGTACCTTGTTTCAAGAATGAAACGACTTgaataaaactaaacaaataaatataagacgcaatatatatgattatgttTCCAAATACATGATGCTCCATTGTGATTGGAGAAGTTGAAGCACATCATCCCAAATATAGTTGAAGCACCTGATGAGCTTCATCGTGATTGGAGAAGCCTCCACAATTTTGGCTCAAGCTGTTAACTCCTTTTGTTCAACTTCTTAAGCATGTGCAACGGTAATAATCAAGCAATCCTTAACATAAATCCTTAATGCTTTTTgattaaagaaatattaaaagaGGAGAGGAAAGTTAAGGATGAtccttaattaaggattaaaaaTCGAAGTCCTTATCTTGCTGGCACATATTGATTGGTCCGTTTTTTATGTTGACTCTGGTAAGGCGAGTTCGAAAACACGCGAACCGTTCTCATTTTTTCAGAAAcccgaaaaaaaaaagcagagcaGAAGGCGAGGCGATAGGGAGACGACAGAGAGGCCAATTGCGATCTCGATCCGTGAAGGTAAAATTCGATCTTaatctattttctttttcattctcGCGTTTATGCATGTTGATTTCATCTCGTTTTAGGGTTCGATTGAGGTGTTTTATAAAATCTAGGGTTTGAAATCGGATTGGGGATTTtttcgatttagggttttcgtattggtttgatttttttgcattttcacaTCGGTTCTTTGTTGTTATCGACTGGATTAGAGAGGTTCTGGTGTGAGTTCACAATCGATTTATGGTTTTGGTTCGTgatatcaaaattaattttttttaataagaaacaCGACTGGATTAGAGAGGTTTTGGTGTGAGTTCACAATCGATTTATGGTTTCGATTGTGGGGATCAAATAGATTTTGGGTTCAAAATGAAAATGGGGTTTTCGTCTGCTTGGAAACTCATTGTTGATATTGTTTACATTCGTTTCTTGTTTGCAGATGGCGATTCCACATGAACCTCATTTCTTTAAGCCTCTGCTTCCTGGTTTCCACAGTGGTGTCGTAAGAACCTCACTCTCTCTATTTGTTTACATTCGTTTCTTGATTAAATGTATTTCTTGTTTGATTAACTTCGCATTTTCTTGCAGACAATACCACTTGCCTTCTTCTCAAAGCACATAGAAGGGAAGACGAACCAGAAAACATGGAAACTAAGATCGGACGCTTCAGATCAAACTTGGGAAGTGATACTAGAAGGCAGGATACTCACCGGAGGTTGGAAAGATTTCACCACAGCACACGACCTTCAAATCGGTGACCTTGTCATCTTCAAACACGAAGGAGACATGGTGTTTCATGTGACTCCTTTTGGTCCTAGCTGTTGTGAGATTCAGTATACACATCCTCACATCATCAAGGAAGAAGCCGACTCCGGTGATGCTGATGACAATGAGATTAGTAAGTTTCAATCAAAGTTCATTGTTTTGGTCCTACCTGTTGTGAGATGTTTTGACGTGGAAATTGCTTCTTTTATTTCAGGAGGAACAGTGGCaatgtcttctttctcatatgACTTCTGTTTTTTGGCTGAGGTCACTGCTTCAAATCTAAAAGCAGACAAACTTGTGAGTCATTTTTCATACGTATAAACCAGATTTAGTTAGTCAATTTTGATTCCTAAAAACCATATTCTGTGTTTGCAGTATCTTCCTAAGCGAGCTACTAGTTCTACTGCTTTGAACAAACAATGCCAAGAGATGATACTAGTGAACAAAGAGGGAAACTCATGGACTGCGAGTTTGCGATTTAGCGAATCAGACGGCATGTATTACATCACAAGGGGCTGGGGAAAGTTCTGTCGTGATAACAGATGCGACATAGGAGACTTATTTGTCTTCAATCTGGTTGGAGATGGGAAAACTACTCCCTTGTTGTGTGTATGCCTGGAAAGTAAAGAGTGTTCTGAACTACTGAGCAAACACTTGAGCATAAAGCGTGGTGAGTCTTCTCCATTGCCTTGCTTGAGACGTCTTTAACTTGCTTGTTCTTTCTTTGCTTCTAGTTTAACTTGCTTGTTTGGTTTTGTTCTGTAGGTGATATTGCTTCAAGCTCACGGGTGAATTAGAAGAATGGTCAAGTAGTCTTGCGTCTCTTTAGCTTGCGTCTCTTTAGCTATGTATCTCGGACTTGTTAAGAGCTTCTATCCTCTTGTTTTCCTTGCTACAATGTACTTGTATGATCATTTCAGTTTAGACTCAAGTTCTTGTATTTCTCTACTCTCTACTCATTTCAGTTTAGACTCAAGTACTTATAAGTTTAAATCTTTGTACTCTACTCTTGTAAGTTTAAATCTGTTTAGCTAACTACAATCTTgcttctcttcattctcttctcTTTTATGTTATACAAGTAAGAAGATAACTTGTACAAGTAAGAACATAACAAAATCAAGCTAAGAAGATAACAAAAGTTGTACAAGTAAGAAACATACTTAATTTACAAAATGAGAAATTATATACAACacttatttgatttgattcaaaatatttgtatgtttacattttcttttctaataaatgtaaatttttaatttcttgttttaaattttaaatttctaagattaaaaaaaaacacactaaaGATTCCATATTGGATAACACCATTGGACCTATAATTATGATAAGAGTCCTTaagtattgaaaaaaaaaatactattatattGGTAAGATGCTCTTATTGGGCTTCTCACAGGGCCTAACACAGGTCAAGCTGtttacatatgattttattaaattcTATTCAccttattatttataaaaaaaaaaaaaaaaattaagacaactataattttttttcttaagttttgtctTTCCATTTTtaactaagttttaaaatttacgaCACATACACTTTCACTACTTccttactttttaattttaagtatcatgtgaaaaatatttgtaagaacAAATTTGTGGCAGTTTTCTctagattatttttattaaacaaaacagATGAAATATCTACAAGTATTCATAAATATTGCTAATGCTCATAtgttaaaactaaatataatattttttaaaataaagaattagATATTCATaacatacaaaataaataaatcacaaatgttaaaaaacatttatagtaTTTATTAGAGGTGGAcaaaaaaaccaaaccgaactgaaACTGATTCAAACCGAATCAACCGAACCGAAACTgattcaaaccgaaccgaagtcTATTTCAAATCATTCGGTTGAAGATTTCTCCAACCCGaatggttcggttcggtttaaaccGAACCAAGAAACCGatatgtttttgtaattatttaaactaaaaatattagtagtatcaatatactaaaattctaataccaaatcacatatttttctatttttcattcATTAACATTTATTCTTCTAACCGAATAtgtaatcattaaaatatttgatttaaaagaaatagaaaaatatgtactttcatattcttatatatgtaaacgtggatgttaaatctaaacctaaaatctaatgaaaattttattaaaaaacaaaagttcttTTCCATATAGTCACATGGGAGATGATTCATTGTAGGCatttaaataatgatataaGAGACATTGATAATTCATTgcatgtttttaaataatgatataAGAGACATCACTAATGATGTTGGTTTTTCTTAGTAAACTTTCATTGgttttaattcttatatattttttgtgacttttaaaggtttcttttttcagttttatattgaatttagttcacatagtttatgtttacataatttatgttttaaaacataatttctcttaaaaaattaaacgaaTAAGAACCTAATTAAACTGATCCAGAAAATAAACCCAACCAAACCGAATATCAACCGAACTAACTATGGTTTATTTCAGCTAGAAAAATActagaaccgaactaaccaaaccaaaccgaacccgaaccgaaccgagaaaatAACCGAAGTGTCCACCCCTAGTATTTATACTTTATACTAACCCCTAAATTTGCTTAGATTTTAGTAAAATTAGtatagaagaaaatataatttttttttggtacgagaagaaaaaattaaaagtcaattctctcaaatagtatttttaagtttttatcataaaaatactcataaaaaaaaagaaattgatcaaaataatatctttaaaaaaaaaaattatatcctcAAAACTCCATCCTTTAACTTTAAAATGACCATCTAGATAATTTCTCAAAATTATAGtatattatttcttttggtcaataagaaaatatatctcTTATCCCCTCCTTCTCTCCCAATAGTCTCACAGTCCCCTCTAGAAATATGTCTTCAGCTTATTGTTCCTCCGCCGTGGCGGTTTCCACCGCAGCCACCGTTTCCTCCGCCACTACCTTTAACCCACTATTCTCCTTCCATTCGAATTTCAAACTCTTCTATCGCATCACACCAAAACCCTTCAAACTCGTCGCCAAATGCCCTACTCCTCCTCTCTTCCTCCATCTAAACACCCGTCGCCACCGCCTCTTCTGCGCCGCCGAAGACGAAATCCCGCCGTCATCCGAAGAAGACGAGGAAGAAAACGAAGAAAACGAAGACGCAGATGAGACACAGACGACGCAAGCGAGCGTTGAGGAAGGGAGGCTGTACGTTGGGAACTTGCCTTACACAATCACTGCCTCTGAGCTCTCCCAGCTTTTCGGAGAAGCTGGAAACGTCGTCGATGTTCAGGTTCGTCAGATTGTTTCCAAAGTTTCGAACTTTATCGCAGACTGTGtataaagttttgatctttgttGCAGATTGTGTACGATAAAGTCACTGACAGAAGCAGAGGGTTTGGATTCGTAACCATGGGAACCATCGAAGAAGCTAAAGAAGCGATTCAGATGTTCAACAGCTCTGTAAAGTTTCCATCTTTTCCCTTTTTGATCATATAACGTTTTCTTTCTCATCTCTCGTGCGTTTGTATGTAGCAAATCGGTGGTAGGACGGTGAAAGTGAACTTCCCGGAGGTGCCTAGAGGCGGAGAGAGGGAAGTGATGAGGACTAAGATTCGTGATAGTAACAAGAGTTATGTTGACAGTCCTCACAAGATCTATGCAGGGAACCTTGGTTGGAATCTGACGTCGCAAGGTCTTAAAGATGCGTTTGGAGATCAGCCTGGTGTGCTTGGTGCTAAAGTTATCTACGAAAGAAACAGTGGGAGGTCTAGGGGGTTTGGTTTCGTCTCTTTTGAGTCGGAAGGAGAGCTTCAGTCTGCTCTGAGTGCTATGAACGGTGTGGTAAGGGCTTTTACCTCTTCTAGGATGAATCTGTGTTGGTTTGGTAAGTTGGGTTTGAGACTTACTAGTTTTGGacttttggtttggttcttaGGAAGTTGAAGGACGAGCGCTGAGGCTAAACTTGGCTTCGGAGAGAGCTACCGTGCCTCCTCCTACTGTAGCAGGAGGAGAGGGCAGTCTAGAGGGCAGTGAGGTGCTTTCGAACATTAGTACATGAAGCAGCAGAAGCACAGTAGATTCTACTGAGGcgaaagaagaagataatataTGAGAACTTTTATGACTGCTagcaaaatgaaaacttttatGAGTTATGACTATGTTGTTGTACtctactgaggctaaagaagaagataatataTGAGATAAAGAACAGGAGATTAGCTGTAATCTTATTCAGAAATGCTTGTTCCATTAAATGGTGTAATGTAAGATATATTTATCCCAGACTCTTACTAATTACTATTAAAAAGAACAATCGATAAGAGTGGCTGAACTATGTTCAAGGGAACATCCCATCTGTTTTTATTTGACCAATTCTCATGTGATTAGAACTTAACTTAATCAGAGGAAAGACTCGCAAAGTATTTGTGGAAATGACTCAAACTGACCTGTGAAGTTAATGGCTATGTCTGATCTTACGCAAACCCATCAAGAATAAGAGAGCCAAATGATTGGTTCAAAATGGGATTTTTTAATGGAAACACGCATAACAAAATACATTTCACGATAAATTTCATTATAGTTATTTATAGAAGGTAAATAATTTATGTACTGCTCgcatgagatatatatatacacaaggACTTGAACCAATCAAAAACATTACTAAAACGATAAACAGTCAATCTCCAAAGCAAGAGGTCCATGCATAGACCAAGCgaactaaaaacaaaacaaaaattaacgAAGTAGACGTCGGGCTTGCGATGGAGGTGGTTGAGCTTGCACCGGAGTGGCTTGACGGTTCgaacctccaccaccaccattgtTATTTTCCCAAGGTTTAACCGTAAACAACACAACTAAAACCACAATAATGATCAATATCAAAACGGCGTAGCAAGTCCACTTACGCGTGTTCTTCTGATAGAACCGCGCCTTAACAAGCTGGTCTGCACCGGAACGGATAATTGTATTGGTTCGTTTGAGGCTGTCTTCAATGGTATCGAGCTGTTCACCCTGGTTCTGAACCAAGACGGCCATGTCAAGAAACACCTGATGCAGCTCGTTCAAACTCTTCTCAATGTCTTTCACTGCGTCATGCCTCTCTTGTATCTCGTTTATGGTGTCCAAAATCCTACCCCGACCTTGTTCTTGTATAGCTTTCTGCAAAAACGTTTTGCTTTCTCCtgaaataaatgtcattttaatttatatatctcATTAATATCATGTTTACAAAACCCCACAATTAGGCATGGACAAATTAACCGAATTTAAAACACCTAACCGTACTGAACCAAAATTATTCGATCagaaaagaaaacacaataACATGAGTTCTAAAATATTGTggactagtggtattccggcgctacgcgccgggttcatATGTTTTATTCACTGTTATTCTATGtttagttttgtaaaatataaaggttgaaatttatatttatattggtgagagttataataatttattgttCAACATATGTTTTCACGATTTCTTTTCAATTATGTCATTCCCATAGTGATTGTTCAATGTAATTTAGATTTAGTGTTATGGGTTCAACAATGTTAGGAGTAATGCAATGTGCCGTTAGACGAATTCATTGTCTGGATGTCAAATTAGTAGCCcgacaattaaaaataaagtctcaaatatgaaaacatgaGCCAAACGTGAAATGGCAGGTTTGGGGAGTACACACAGTTTTGTGAACTTTAGAcctatttatttatgtttagtatAGTGCCATGTTACTTcccattctatttttttttttggcgctCAATTCagatatatttgtatttatgtgTTTATTTCATGATTAATGATAAGTTCACTTTCACATCATgatcacttttattttattatgatatatctttttcatattttggcTTCCTAGATTCCTAATTGCTTTTTTCTAGAATTGTAATCTTGTTAGAGATATTTCACTGCTGTTGGTAAAAACATGTTTattgttgatttatattcttacaaaataattaaacaatggaaattattgttattatatgttatattatatcgTACTTTCGATGTAAATTACTGTTCTGCgtgtttcttttgttgtttagaatttttttttaaagtatttccaattctattatatttttcattcttaAATTGAGTTTGAAGTAAAAAGACTCAAATTATACtatattttactctttaatagaGTATAAATTGGTCTTTACCCTATAAATAGATTAATTCATTGTTTTAGAAGTAAACATATTTTGTGAagtaaatgtatattaaaaattgatagagaAGAAAGCCAAAAATTGTTTTAGAAGTAAACATATTTTGTGAAGTAAgcgaatattaaaaaatattttaaaaaacagcatgaaatactattttaaaagtaaatgaCGAAAACTGAAGATGAATGGATTGAGCTGCTCCTGGGATAGACAAAAGAGAATGATGTGCTTTAAGGAAGACATGTTATATTTCAACGTTTAATTGGTCAATCATTTTCTGAATTGCCATGCCTACATGGAACAAATCCTTTTTATACCCTAGGCACGCCACTGCTTCTAACGACTATTCATGTGTGACGTATAAATTTACATAGTTAGTAACATTTTGTTTGCAGATGGAACATATAATTTTGATGGACATCAACATTAGATTTCTTATCTTTCACAGTTTCACTTTatcttagtttattttaatGACTTTCATTGGATATTAAACTTCTTATTAGACCTTGTTGTATCTctctttgtattttcttttcacGCATGCCAAATATTGTTTCACATCAGtagttatatttaaaacaacaccatgAACTCTTATTCTTTCTATCTCATCATCTTACCGccattattttttgttcatatcTAAATCCCACGGGAGCTGCTGCGTCTCATCCCGATGATGTAGCGGGTCTTTTAGTTTTCAAATCTAGTATAACCCAAGTCTCTCTCAAAGTTTTAAGTAACTGAATGAAAGGTATTGATTAGTGCTTGTGGGACGTTTACATTGCTATAAGGGTGATCACCGAGTTGTCGAACACACTGTCCACATAGGGTCGACTAATCCCAGAATATTTTTTACCGGCATTATCTCCCTGGAACTATACCATTAGGAATCGCTAATCTCAAGCTCATGACCTATCTGAAACCATAAAGCTTAATAGATTTGCTTGTAATTTCAACTAACATACTGATTCATAAGATAATAATTTCTTTGGTTCCAACTAATAAACAATACAAATCTTAACTAACCAAATAAAGACTTTGTAAAATCCTCAAACTACCTCCACGAAGAAAATATGTCGACATGTATGCAACAATACTCTCTCTGTAGAGTATGACACAATAATAACCTTTGGTCTCAGTTAACAGCCGAGAGAGGGTATATTTTGAGTCCGACACAGCTGCTACGTAAACAGAGGAAGCGCGTATAAggtgttgttgctgctgctttGCATCACCACTGGCCTGTTTCAACAGTTTCCCATCTTGAAAGTTGACACGCTCTCAGTAAGTCTCAGATGCTGAAATTCTAAGTTCCTCAACGGACTCAATGCTTGGTATGTCGTTTGGTCTTTTCATGGGCGTTGAACACGAAGGTTCATTCACCTGTTTGCACCAAAGAACATTCCTATCGTCACCAGTATGTAAAAACCAGCTATAATGTTTGATATGTTTTTCCGGGTTCGTTTAATTCAGattgaaattttgaaacttACAAGTTTTCATCAAGAAGATATTTCCATGCGCTGATTGTGATCTCTACGACCTTGTGACTGTGATCACTCTTGGGCTCTATCCATTCTTCACAGCATGGGATGATCATGGAGTTGATCTTAGCACATGCATCATtattgaatttcaatgaatttgACAGAAGAAAGGGTAAATTTTCAGCAAAACAACGAATAATATTTAATCCAAATCTATAAATTCAAAGGAATTAGCTAACTCATATCAATGGAAGTAAGAAGGCTGGCGTTAGCAACatcaaaaacatcaagagaGGATGATACAGAACTGAGTGCTTAGGTTCTCATTGGCATCCATGCCTCCTCTGTTTAAGATTTTGAGGTGATAAGTTACTCACCAGGGATTCTTAAGTTTTCCTCCATTGATGTGCAATCACATAAGCTTTCCTAACATAAAATTATCTGTCTCGAAAAGTTAAGAAAACGATGAAAAAAGCCCAGGTTTTGGGACGATATATGTTATGAAACTTTTGAGATTTGTTTATACCAGTTCAAGACAACTTCTTGCATCGCCTTCTTCCCACTCTCAGCCGCTAAAGTGTAATTGTGATAGTTCGATTCTGTTTTCAGCATGTGAAGGTTCCACTCAGATTTAATAGACGAAGTGTATCTGTAGAAGAGAAGGAACAGCACCAACAGATTACCACAACAGTGGAGCTAAATCATGAAAGATCTCTCTCTTCTGAAATATGAAAGCAAAGCAAAACCACACGACACATTATATTATTACAAAACATCAAAGccatttaactttttaattgtCTAGAGTCTCAACTATTATCCTAAAAATCTGAAAGCATGTCCTAGATTAACCGAGCAAAACAAACCAAGACCTtgtaaaaaaaatcgattgCAAACACAAAAACCAAGACGATCAGAATTCATAAGAAATGCTAAGCAAGTGAAGTTTAATTGCATAGAGATAATGAACAACCTTAGATAACTCTTGAAGAGCATTCTCCCTGAGTTTGAGGTTGCAGATGTCGAGCACCAACTGCTCTGCCGCATAGAGCTTGCGGTCGTCGCCTATTAGTTCAAGTTAGAGTAACCaatttttcttacaaatatgAAAGAgtcccaaaataaaataataaaataatgaaattcgCCGATTTAAAAAGCTTTAATCAGAATACCTTGGAATCTAGCAGCAACATAtcaatccccccccccccccaatcaACTGGCCTCTTTTTGACATTCATAGCCTCCAAAAACTGGAGCAGTCGCGTCTGTACCACCTACTTGCACCGGCCTGCCTTCAATTTTTCTAAGCTTGCAAATTAAAAATCGATCGGAAAAATGTTTAGAGGTATTTGAAAGGCCAATGAGAAGGTGTATCTATATATTTACTCTGGAAAAGCTCAGGATCGAGAAATTAAACATGCAATGAAGAGGAGAAAGTGGGATTAGTATGTTGATTATTTGGCATAACGGCAGAGGGTTACGTGACGGGAGGTGGAAAAGGAATCGTAGGTTTCAGACTTCTGAATCTATTCAATTAATGATCCATGTAGAAAGAAAGGCATCACTTAGTGGGCCCAGCATACTAAGATTACATTCAAAGTTTTAGCAAAACCCAGCATACGAAGCGAACTAAATTTTCAGATCTCGATCAAAACATAAACTTACTTTAGGTGATGACAGGTGGCAGAAAACGCCCAATCCTCCTTGCTGACGTGGCCGCCTGTGGAGAGAGGCAAGTCCCctttatttataaagatattCAGACTGAACTGGAACAGAACTAGAAAACACAATAACCTTAACATATTCTATCTTATAATATTGTGGATATCCGGaccgaaccaaaaccgaaccaTTTGCT encodes:
- the LOC106361914 gene encoding B3 domain-containing protein REM7-like; translation: MLTLVRRVRKHANRSHFFRNPKKKSRAEGEAIGRRQRGQLRSRSVKMAIPHEPHFFKPLLPGFHSGVTIPLAFFSKHIEGKTNQKTWKLRSDASDQTWEVILEGRILTGGWKDFTTAHDLQIGDLVIFKHEGDMVFHVTPFGPSCCEIQYTHPHIIKEEADSGDADDNEISKFQSKFIVLVLPVVRCFDVEIASFISGGTVAMSSFSYDFCFLAEVTASNLKADKLYLPKRATSSTALNKQCQEMILVNKEGNSWTASLRFSESDGMYYITRGWGKFCRDNRCDIGDLFVFNLVGDGKTTPLLCVCLESKECSELLSKHLSIKRGDIASSSRVN
- the LOC106448527 gene encoding RNA-binding protein CP33, chloroplastic, producing the protein MSSAYCSSAVAVSTAATVSSATTFNPLFSFHSNFKLFYRITPKPFKLVAKCPTPPLFLHLNTRRHRLFCAAEDEIPPSSEEDEEENEENEDADETQTTQASVEEGRLYVGNLPYTITASELSQLFGEAGNVVDVQIVYDKVTDRSRGFGFVTMGTIEEAKEAIQMFNSSQIGGRTVKVNFPEVPRGGEREVMRTKIRDSNKSYVDSPHKIYAGNLGWNLTSQGLKDAFGDQPGVLGAKVIYERNSGRSRGFGFVSFESEGELQSALSAMNGVEVEGRALRLNLASERATVPPPTVAGGEGSLEGSEVLSNIST